The window CGGGTCCTCTGGATGTTGGAGGAACTGGGCGTCGCGTATCAACACGTGCCCGCCAATCCGCGCAGTGACAGCGTGGTGGAGTTCAACCCGGCGGGCAAGGTGCCGGTGCTGATCGCCGATGGCACGCCGATCACCGATTCAACCGCGATCCTGACTTTTCTGGCCGATCATCACGGCGCACTGACCCATCGCGCCGGCTCGATCGAGCGTGCGCGGCAGGACAGCCTGACACAGTTCATTCTGGATGAGTTCGATGCGGCGCTTTGGACCGCGGCGCGGCACAGTTTCATCCTGCCAGAAGAGTTGCGAATGTCCGGCATCAAGAACACCTTGAGGTGGGAATTCGAGCGCAGTCAAAAGACCCTGATGCATCGCATGGCCGAGGGTGATTTTTTGATGGGTGATCAGATGACTGTGCCGGACGTCATTCTGGCGCATTGCCTGACCTGGGCCTTGATCGCGCGGTTTCCAATCGTCGATGCACGGTTGTCCGACTATCTGGACCGGATGCGAAGCCGCCCCGCCTTTCAACGCGCCGCGGCGAAATAGCGGTCAGCTATGATTGGCGCAGATGATATTGCGCTGCTGCCCGACCCGCGTGGCGACCACTGGCAAGGCAGCCGGTCAGCAGATAGCCGCCCGTCGGCGCCTCCCAGTCAAGCATTTCGCCAGCGACGAAAACGCCGGGCAGGGCCCGCAATTGCAAGCCCTCGTCTACCGCATCGAAACGAATGCCACCCGCCGAAGAGATCGCCCGCGCGATGTCCATCGGCCCCTCATGTCGCAGGGGCAATGACTTGATCAATCGGGCCAGGGTCTGCGGATCGTGGGGCAGCGGCCGCCCCCATTCCAACAGCAGCGCAACCTTTGGCGGATCGCCCAGCACACGGCGCAGCCAATTGCCGACCGAAAGCTTACCCCTTGGACGGTTCAGGTGCTGCATCAGCGCCGCGTGATCAAGATCGGGGGCCAAATCGACCGAACCTGCAGCGCCGTCACGCAACGCGGCCGAAATTTCATAGACCCCGCCACCCTCGGTCCCGTGCTGCGAGATCACCCATTCGCCGCGGCTGCTCGCATTGCCCGCATGAAGGGCAACACCTTTGATCGCACTGCCGAAAAATCGCTGCATGGGCGCGGACCAGTTCACGCGAAAGCCCATATTCGCCGGCTGAAAGGGTGCGATATCGACGCCGGCGTCGCGCAGCCATCCCATCCATGCGGCATCCGACCCAAGTTGCGGCCAGCTTGCGCCGCCCAGTGCCAGCACCGTCGCGCGGGGGCGCAGGTGTTGAACTCCCTCGGGCGTCTGAAAACGCAGCCCGTCCTCAAACCCTGTCCAGCGCCAGCGCACGCGCAACTGCACCCCGCTATCGCGCAATCGCGCCAGCCAGGCACGCAGCAACGGCGAGGCCTTCATGCCGACAGGGAAAACCCGGCCGGTCGAGCCGGTAAAAAGCTCGATCCCCAGCCCCCGGGCCCAGGCCATGACCTCGTCGGGGCCAAACGCGGCAGTATCGGCGCAGGGAACCCCCAAAGGGTCATGCTCCGCGTGCGACCTGCCCGCGCTGATATTCGCCCAGAACGCGGCGGCTGGCTGTTCCTTGGTCAGGTTCAGACCGGATTTTCCCGCCATCAGGAATTTGCGGGCCGGTGTGGGCATCGCCTCGGCGATCGCCACGCTGATCCCATCGGCGGCAAGTTGTTCGGCGGCCATCAGACCGGCCGGTCCCGCGCCGATGACCAGCGCGTCAGGTGTCTGGCTCACCGCCGGCCCCGTGGCATCATCGCCAAGCGGATCAGGGCGCGTTCGATCAGCGGCATTTGCGGGGCGCGGCTGCTGGAGCGCAAGGTCAGGTCGGTTTCCAGCAGATGATGAACCGCATCCTCGAGCGGTCGCATCCCCCAGCTTTGCGCCTGACGTGCCATGCGGTCGCGTCGCGGTCCAAAGACCGGTGGGCGCTGGCGCATCAGCCCCGCAGCCGGCCCACCCGGGTCGGCGGCGGCGGCATGCAGCGCGCGGAAATGGCGCAGCGCGGTGATGCATAGTGTGACCGGATTGGTGCCCTGCGCTTCGATCCGGCGCATCAGCGCACCGAATTGATCGGATTTGCCCTCGGCAACCGCGTGGATCAGATCGTCCAGATCGGCCTCTATGCTGGCAGGTGCCAATAGCGCGATCTCGGACGGCGTCAGCGGCTCGGGGTCGTTGTGCTTGTAAAGGCCGATCTTTTCAATGGTCTGGCGCAGATCGCCCGGGTCCAGCGCACGGGCCAGCACCAGCATGTCCTGCATCGCATCGCGGGGCACCTCGCGCAGACCGGCATCGGCCAGCCATTTGGCGACATCATCCTCGCCCGGCGGATCGTCATAGATCGGGGCGGTGACGGCGCTCTTGTGTGGTTCAAACAGCTTGCGCAGCGCCGAGGATTTGGCCAATGAACCTGCCGTGACCACCATCGCCGCATCGCCCGACTGCCATTCCTCGATCGCGGTCTTGATCGCGGGGGCGGCGCTGTCGGGCGTGTCCTCGACCAGCACGACGCGTTGACCGGGGAAAAAGCCGACCTCCTTGATCGCGTCCAGAAGTTGCGCCGGGTCCTTGCGCAGATCACCGCCGGCCATGCGGGCCACGCGCATATCCTGTTCCGCATCGGGACCGGCCAGCGCCGCCACCGCCTCGGCCCGTTTCAGCGAAACGCGCATGGCGTCCTGACCATAGATCAGCAGCGCCGGGCGCGAGGGGTCGGGACGCGCCAGATAGCGCGCGATCTCGCCCCCCTTCAGGATCATGGGGCCGCAGCCAGCAGCCTGGTAACGACCTGATCGGCCAGCATCCGCGCAAGCCGCTGCCGCGCGTCATATTCGGCCGTCAGCGTCGCCACCGTCGTGCCGGTGGTCGAATAAGAGGTAAAGCTGCTGACCTGCCCCTGCGTGACGGTCGCCCCGCTGGCTGTGTCGGTCAGCCGGAAATCGGCGCTGCCGTTCAGCGAATAACGCGTCGTGATCTCATCGGGCGTGATGCCCTGCGCGACGACACCGATACGCAGCGTGTAGTCCAGATCATAGGTGCTGCCCTCACCCCCCAGCCTTTCGGCCAGGCGCTGGTTGAAGATGAACGCATCCGGTGTATCGGGCTCGGACGGGCGAACCTGCCCGAACAGTTTGGTCGCAGCGCCGCCGGGTCCATAGACCGGCTGCAACCCGCAGGCCGACAATGCCAGCAGGCCAGCCAGCAGTGCCCGGCGGGGCAGCCGGTCGGGGGCGGTTGGATAGGAAAGCAGCTTAAGCCACGACATTGACGATCCGCCCCGGCACAACGATCAGCTTTTTCGGCGCCACGCCTTCAAGAAAGCGTTGCACGGTTTCATCTGCCATGACCAGTGCTTCGATCTGATCCTTGGGCATATCCTTGGGCACGATGATTTCGGCGCGGCGCTTGCCGTTGATCTGGATCGGCAAGGTCACGCTGTCATCGACCAGCATCGCCGGATCGGCCTGCGGCCAGGCCGCGTCGATGACCATGCCTTCGCCGCCGGCCTTGGACCAGATTTCTTCGGCCAGATGCGGCACCATCGGCGCCATCAGCTGTGCCAAGACCCGCAGCATCTCGCGGCGCTGTTCGCCGCCGGCCTTGGATTTGCCGATTGCGTTGGCCAGTTCGTATAGCTTGGCGACGGCCTTGTTGAAGGCAAAGCCCTCGATGGCGACGGTCACATCCTGAATTGCGCGATGAGCTATGCGGACCAGGTCAGGATCGTCGGTGCCATCGGTGGGGATCTCGTCCGCCATCCGCCAGGCGCGGTTCAGGAACTTATGCGCGGCCTCGGCCCCGGCGGCGGTCCATTCCACGTCGCGTTCAGGCGGGCTGTCGGACAGCATGAACCAGCGCGCGGTATCGGCGCCAAAGCTTTCGACGATATTCACCGGGTCGACGACGTTCTTCTTGGATTTGGACATCTTGGCCGAGGGGATGACCTCGACCGGCGTTCCGTCCGCGAGTTTGCCGTCGCCCACGTCCTCGGGCAGGTGATAGATCGGGCGCCCCTTTTCATCGCGGGTCAGATAGATCTCGTGCGTCACCATCCCTTGCGTGAACAATGCGTCAAAGGGTTCCCTGGCCGTCGCGGGCAAATGTCCGGTCTCGACCATCGCGCGGGCGAAAAAGCGGGAATAGAGCAGATGCAGAATCGCGTGCTCGACCCCGCCGATATACTGATCGACATTCATCCAGTAATCGGCATCCGCGCGGTCGGTCGGCGTGGCGGCGTGGGGCGAGGTAAAGCGTGCGTAATACCACGACGAATCGACAAAGGTGTCCATCGTATCGGTTTCGCGCAGCGCCGCGCCGCCGCAAACCGGGCAGGTGGTCTGACGCCAGCTCGGGTGCCGGTCCAGCGGGTTGCCGGGCACCTCAAAGCTGACATCTTGCGGCAGGATCACCGGCAGGTTTTCCTTGGCCTCGGGGACGGTGCCGCAAGCGTCACAATGCACCACCGGAATCGGGCAGCCCCAGTACCGCTGGCGCGAGATGCCCCAATCGCGCAGGCGGAATTTGGTCACGCCCTCGCCATAGCCCGCTGCCTCGGCATGGGTGATGGCGGCGTTGACCGCATCCTCGCCGGTCTGGTCCTGATCGCCGGCAAAGCCGCGCACATAGGTCACGGTTTCCGATTTCAGCGGCACATAGGGCGCGGCGGCGACCAGCGTATCGGCCTGTTCCAGCGTCATGCCCTCTTCGCCGAAGGTGGCGCGAATCGGCAAGCTGTACTTGGTCGCGAACTCGTGGTCGCGTTCGTCATGTGCCGGGCTGCCGAAGATGGCGCCGGTGCCGTAATCCATCAGCACGAAATTCGCGATCCAGATCGGCAGTTGCAGATCGGCGTCCAGCGGATGGCGCACGGTCAGTCCGGTGTCAAAGCCCAGCTTGGGCGCTGTTTCGATGGCCTCTTCGGTGGTGCCGATGCGGCGGCATTCCTCGATGAAGGCCGCGACCTCGGGGTCATCGGCCAGCGTCTTGACCAAGGGGTGGTCTGGCGACAGCGCGATGAACGACGCGCCCATCAGCGTATCAGGACGGGTGGTATAGACCTCTATTTCGTC is drawn from Paracoccus tegillarcae and contains these coding sequences:
- a CDS encoding glutathione S-transferase family protein; amino-acid sequence: MYTVIGTANSRTLRVLWMLEELGVAYQHVPANPRSDSVVEFNPAGKVPVLIADGTPITDSTAILTFLADHHGALTHRAGSIERARQDSLTQFILDEFDAALWTAARHSFILPEELRMSGIKNTLRWEFERSQKTLMHRMAEGDFLMGDQMTVPDVILAHCLTWALIARFPIVDARLSDYLDRMRSRPAFQRAAAK
- a CDS encoding NAD(P)/FAD-dependent oxidoreductase, producing the protein MSQTPDALVIGAGPAGLMAAEQLAADGISVAIAEAMPTPARKFLMAGKSGLNLTKEQPAAAFWANISAGRSHAEHDPLGVPCADTAAFGPDEVMAWARGLGIELFTGSTGRVFPVGMKASPLLRAWLARLRDSGVQLRVRWRWTGFEDGLRFQTPEGVQHLRPRATVLALGGASWPQLGSDAAWMGWLRDAGVDIAPFQPANMGFRVNWSAPMQRFFGSAIKGVALHAGNASSRGEWVISQHGTEGGGVYEISAALRDGAAGSVDLAPDLDHAALMQHLNRPRGKLSVGNWLRRVLGDPPKVALLLEWGRPLPHDPQTLARLIKSLPLRHEGPMDIARAISSAGGIRFDAVDEGLQLRALPGVFVAGEMLDWEAPTGGYLLTGCLASGRHAGRAAAQYHLRQS
- the holA gene encoding DNA polymerase III subunit delta, whose protein sequence is MILKGGEIARYLARPDPSRPALLIYGQDAMRVSLKRAEAVAALAGPDAEQDMRVARMAGGDLRKDPAQLLDAIKEVGFFPGQRVVLVEDTPDSAAPAIKTAIEEWQSGDAAMVVTAGSLAKSSALRKLFEPHKSAVTAPIYDDPPGEDDVAKWLADAGLREVPRDAMQDMLVLARALDPGDLRQTIEKIGLYKHNDPEPLTPSEIALLAPASIEADLDDLIHAVAEGKSDQFGALMRRIEAQGTNPVTLCITALRHFRALHAAAADPGGPAAGLMRQRPPVFGPRRDRMARQAQSWGMRPLEDAVHHLLETDLTLRSSSRAPQMPLIERALIRLAMMPRGRR
- the lptE gene encoding LPS assembly lipoprotein LptE, producing the protein MSWLKLLSYPTAPDRLPRRALLAGLLALSACGLQPVYGPGGAATKLFGQVRPSEPDTPDAFIFNQRLAERLGGEGSTYDLDYTLRIGVVAQGITPDEITTRYSLNGSADFRLTDTASGATVTQGQVSSFTSYSTTGTTVATLTAEYDARQRLARMLADQVVTRLLAAAP
- the leuS gene encoding leucine--tRNA ligase; this encodes MPYDPATIEAGWQKAWTDAGSFAAIRDERPKYYVLEMFPYPSGRIHMGHVRNYAMGDVVARYKRAQGFSVLHPMGWDAFGMPAENAAMEQGGHPRDWTYANIATMRDQLRPLGLSIDWSREFATCDDDYVAQQQALFLDFLKAGLVTRKSAQVNWDPVDMTVLANEQVIDGKGWRSGAAVERKELTQWFFRISDYSEELLEALDGLTGWPDKVRLMQANWIGKSRGLQFRFQTVDAPAGFDEIEVYTTRPDTLMGASFIALSPDHPLVKTLADDPEVAAFIEECRRIGTTEEAIETAPKLGFDTGLTVRHPLDADLQLPIWIANFVLMDYGTGAIFGSPAHDERDHEFATKYSLPIRATFGEEGMTLEQADTLVAAAPYVPLKSETVTYVRGFAGDQDQTGEDAVNAAITHAEAAGYGEGVTKFRLRDWGISRQRYWGCPIPVVHCDACGTVPEAKENLPVILPQDVSFEVPGNPLDRHPSWRQTTCPVCGGAALRETDTMDTFVDSSWYYARFTSPHAATPTDRADADYWMNVDQYIGGVEHAILHLLYSRFFARAMVETGHLPATAREPFDALFTQGMVTHEIYLTRDEKGRPIYHLPEDVGDGKLADGTPVEVIPSAKMSKSKKNVVDPVNIVESFGADTARWFMLSDSPPERDVEWTAAGAEAAHKFLNRAWRMADEIPTDGTDDPDLVRIAHRAIQDVTVAIEGFAFNKAVAKLYELANAIGKSKAGGEQRREMLRVLAQLMAPMVPHLAEEIWSKAGGEGMVIDAAWPQADPAMLVDDSVTLPIQINGKRRAEIIVPKDMPKDQIEALVMADETVQRFLEGVAPKKLIVVPGRIVNVVA